From one Suricata suricatta isolate VVHF042 chromosome 8, meerkat_22Aug2017_6uvM2_HiC, whole genome shotgun sequence genomic stretch:
- the VPS72 gene encoding vacuolar protein sorting-associated protein 72 homolog produces the protein MSLAGGRAPRKTAGNRLSGLLEAEEEDEFYQTTYGGFTEESGDDEYQGDQSDTEDEVDSDFDIDEGDEPSSDGEAEEPRRKRRVVTKAYKEPLKSLRPRKVSTPAGSSQKAREEKVLLPLELQDDGSDSRKSMRQSTAEHTRQTFLRVQERQGQSRRRKGPHCERPLTQEELLREAKITEELNLRSLETYERLEADKKKQVHKKRKCPGPVITYHSVTVPLVGEPGPKEENVDVEGLDPAPTASVPTPRTGAGPGVPPARCSRTFITFSDDATFEEWFPQGRPPKVPIREVCPVTHRPALYRDPVTDIPYATARAFKIIREAYKKYITAHGLPPTASALGPGPPPTEPLPGSGPRALRQKIVIK, from the exons ATGAGTTTGGCTGGGGGCCGAGCCCCCCGGAAGACCGCAGGGAACCGGCTTTCTGGCCTCTtggaagcagaggaggaagacGAGTTCTACCAGACGACTTATGGGGGTTTCACCGAG GAATCTGGAGATGATGAGTATCAAGGGGACCAGTCAGACACAGAGGATGAAGTGGATTCTGACTTTGACATTGATGAAGGGGATGAACCATCCAGTGATGGAGAAGCAGAAGAGCCCAGGAGGAAGCGCCGTGTAGTCACCAAAGCATATAAG GAGCCTCTCAAGAGCTTGAGGCCTCGAAAGGTCAGCACTCCAGCTGGTAGCTCTCAGAAGGCCCGAGAAGAGAAAGTACTGCTGCCATTAGAACTACAGGATGACGGCTCTGACA GTCGGAAGTCCATGCGTCAGTCTACAGCTGAGCATACACGACAGACATTCCTTCGGGTACAGGAGAGGCAGGGCCAGTCACGGCGGCGGAAGGGGCCCCACTGTGAGCGGCCACTGACCCAGGAGGAGCTGCTCAGAGAGGCCAAGATCACAGAGGAGCTCAACTTACGTTCACTAG AGACCTACGAGCGCCTCGAGGCTGACAAAAAGAAGCAGGTGCACAAGAAGCGGAAGTGCCCTGGGCCTGTGATCACCTACCATTCGGTGACAGTGCCGCTGGTGGGGGAGCCAGGCCCTAAGGAAGAGAACGTGGATGTGGAGGG ACTGGATCCTGCCCCCACAGCTTCTGTGCCCACTCCCCGCACCGGTGCAGGCCCCGGAGTCCCTCCTGCTCGCTGCTCCCGTACCTTCATCACTTTCAGTGACGATGCGACATTCGAGGAGTGGTTTCCCCAAGGGCGGCCCCCCAAGGTCCCCATCCGGGAGGTCTGCCCTGTGACCCACCGCCCGGCCCTGTACCGGGATCCTGTCACAGACATCCCCTACGCCACCGCTCGAGCCTTCAAGATCATCCGCGAGGCCTACAAGAAGTACATCACGGCGCACGGCCTGCCGCCCACTGCCTCGGCACTGGGCCCTGGCCCGCCCCCTACCGAGCCCCTCCCCGGCTCTGGGCCTCGGGCCTTGCGCCAGAAAATTGTCATCAAATGA
- the TMOD4 gene encoding tropomodulin-4 yields MSSYQKELEKYRDIDEDEILRTLSPEELEQLDCELQEMDPENMLLPAGLRQRDQTKKSPTGPLDRDALLQYLEQQALEVKERDDLVPFTGEKKGKPYIQPKREIPVQEQITLEPELEEALAHATDAEMCDIAAILGMYTLMSNKQYYDAICSGEICNTEGISSVVQPDKYKPVPDEPPNPTNIEEILKSVRNNDKELEEVNLNNIQDIPIPMLTELCEAMKTNTYVRSLSLVATRSGDPIANAVADMLRENRSLQSLNIESNFISSTGLMAVLKAVRENATLTELRVDNQRQWPGDAVEMEMATVLEQCPSIVRFGYHFTQQGPRARAAQAMTRNNELRRQQKKR; encoded by the exons ATGTCATCGTATCAGAAGGAACTGGAGAAATACAGAGACATAGATGAAGATGAGATCCTAAGGACCTTGAGCCCCGAGGAGCTAGAGCAGCTGGACTGCGAGCTACAGGAGATGGACCCCGAG AACATGCTCCTGCCAGCTGGACTAAGACAACGTGACCAGACAAAGAAAAGCCCGACCGGGCCACTGGACCGGGATGCCCTTTTGCAGTATCTGGAACAGCAGGCACTAGAGGTCAAAGAACGTGATGACTTGGTGCCCTTCACAGGCGAGAAGAAGG GGAAGCCCTATATTCAGCCCAAGAGGGAGATTCCTGTCCAAGAGCAGATCACTCTGGAGCCTGAACTGGAAGAGGCACTGGCCCACGCCACCGATGCTGAGATGTGCGATATTGCAG CGATCCTGGGAATGTACACACTGATGAGCAACAAGCAATACTACGACGCCATCTGCAGTGGAGAAATCTGCAACACCGAAGGCATTAGCA GTGTGGTGCAGCCTGACAAGTACAAGCCAGTGCCAGATGAGCCCCCAAATCCTACAAACATCGAAGAGATACTAAAGAGCGTTCGAAACAATGACAAGGAGCTGGAGGAGGTGAACCTCAATAACATACAG GACATCCCGATACCCATGCTAACTGAGTTGTGTGAGGCAATGAAGACAAATACCTATGTCCGGAGCCTCAGTCTGGTGGCCACAAGGAGCGGTGACCCCATCGCCAAT GCGGTGGCTGACATGTTGCGTGAGAATCGTAGCCTCCAGAGCCTGAACATTGAATCCAACTTCATTAGCAGCACAGGGCTCATGGCCGTGCTGAAGGCAGTTCGGGAAAATGCCACACTCACTGAGCTCCGTGTAGACAACCAG CGCCAGTGGCCTGGTGATGCAGTGGAGATGGAGATGGCCACTGTGCTTGAACAGTGTCCTTCCATAGTCCGCTTCGGCTACCACTTTACACAGCAGGGGCCACGAGCTCGGGCAGCCCAGGCCATGACCCGGAACAATGAACTAC GTCGccagcaaaaaaagagataa
- the SCNM1 gene encoding sodium channel modifier 1: MSFKREGDDWSQLNVLKKRRVGDLLASYIPEDEALMLRDGRFACAICPHRPVLDTLAMLTAHRAGKKHLSSLQLFYGKKQPGKGTEQNPRQQNELRRSETKVEAPLLTQTRLTTQSALHRAPHYNSCCRRKYRPETPRPSVSHSPLPPPEVKPESGKISREAVPGAGPQAKESETLSPPAPMSPTKRRALDHYLTLRSSGWIPDGQGRWVKDENVEFDSDEEEPPDLPLD; encoded by the exons ATGTCTTTCAAGAGGGAAGGTGACGATTGGAGTCAACTCAATGTGCTCAAA AAACGAAGAGTTGGGGACCTCCTGGCCAGTTACATCCCGGAGGATGAGGCGCTGATGCTACGGGATGGACG CTTTGCTTGTGCCATCTGTCCCCATCGACCCGTCCTAGACACCCTGGCCATGCTGACTGCCCACCGTGCAGGCAAGAAACATCTGTCCA GCCTGCAGCTTTTCTACGGCAAGAAGCAGCCAGGGAAGGGAACAGAACAGAATCCCAGACAGCAGAACGAATTGAGGAGGTCAGAGACCAAAGTTGAG GCTCCTTTGCTAACCCAGACTCGACTTACCACCCAAAGTGCTCTGCATAGAGCTCCTCACTATAACAGTTGCTGCCGCCGCAAGTACAG ACCAGAAACTCCTCGTCCCTCTGTCTCCCATTCCCCTTTGCCACCCCCAGAGGTCAAACCCGAGAGCGGGAAGATCAGTAGGGAAGCTGTGCCTGGGGCTGGCCCGCAGGCCAAGGAGTCAGAAACTCTCTCACCCCCGGCACCCATGAGCCCCACGAAAAGACGCGCCCTGGATCATTACCTTACCCTTCGAAG CTCTGGATGGATCCCAGATGGACAAGGTCGATGGGTAAAAGATGAGAATGTTGAGTTTGACTCTGATGAAGAGGAGCCCCCTGATCTCCCCTTGGACTGA